Proteins co-encoded in one Malus sylvestris chromosome 7, drMalSylv7.2, whole genome shotgun sequence genomic window:
- the LOC126628041 gene encoding putative acyl-activating enzyme 19 isoform X7, which produces MPRNDAPQATRSNTHCCLSREFSAAASTNTDKIAVIHASGGALLSLQPRPRFSISDDAAPAPVRQQLLYDGDHSFTYSRLFSAVNSLTSQLLSAPQLPSSYKKLGPRIFGIYMPPSAEYIVSVLSVLRCGEAFLPLDPSWPKQRLLSVISSADVDLIVACKTPFGFESDSNWLPETCKRSVLWFSMEEVGECRNGVIDWACKCESGGKERLWCYLMYTSGSTGKPKGVCGTEGGLLNRFRWMQELYPLFGDEVLLFKTGISFVDHLQEFLSSILTGCTLVIPPFDHLKRNVFSILDFLQAYSVSRLTAVPSLMRTILPSLQGRKEERLPTSLDLLVLSGEVLPLSLWEMLSKILPRTSILNLYGSTEVSGDCTYFDCKRLPMILPLETDTLTSVPIGMPIVNCDIVLVDGDGASSEGEICVAGVCNSSGYYSDSTFTPLDTVNVLQDSACCSSVNGHRNQSYFRTGDFAKQLPSGDLVYLGRKDRTIKYNGQRIALEEIEDTLRGHSDVKDAAVIFHKVQGELMSLVAFVILREERPSEILRSSIKSWMTDILPSVMIPGHIVISESFPVSSSGKIDYELLAESIFLANHVRDGIGDVGSHNLLQVIKGAFSDVLRADEVSDDDDFFMMGGDSIAAAHLSNNIGVDMRLIYSFPTPSKLCTALLERKGSFNMNVSRDSKSKMNLGGDKQSIYHVQSETPNAVNVDGQRRFLRTLSERNEDDTIISKRLKVDSNVASGATGPSDGYPWNSGAIHVSCSFSRCNKVVYEGGSRVKDMYQATCSVLVPRKKFNMQESWKVYVGSCVDASPLIVHKDQDIYLFIGSHSQKFLCVNARSGSVQWEVQLEGRVECSAATLDDFTQVVVGCYRGKIYFLDSLTGNICWTFQTSGEVKSQPVIDSRRQLIWCGSYDHNLYALDYKNHCCVYQLPCGGSIYGSPVIDEALPFSSMWRHELEAPVFGSLAINSLNGNSACIGYKWICYLEGTRMF; this is translated from the exons ATGCCGAGAAATGATGCCCCCCAAGCGACAAGATCAAATACCCATTGCTGCCTTTCCCGCGAGTTCTCCGCGGCAGCCTCCACCAACACCGACAAAATCGCCGTCATACACGCCTCCGGCGGTGCCCTCCTCTCCCTCCAACCCCGTCCCCGCTTCTCCATTTCCGACGATGCTGCTCCCGCTCCCGTCCGACAACAACTCCTCTACGACGGCGACCACTCCTTCACGTACTCCCGCCTCTTCTCAGCCGTCAATTCCCTCACCTCCCAGCTCCTCTCCGCCCCTCAACTTCCCAGCAGTTACAAGAAGCTCGGCCCAAGAATCTTCGGCATATACATGCCGCCGTCGGCGGAGTACATAGTGTCCGTACTGTCAGTTTTGAGATGCGGCGAGGCGTTTCTGCCTCTGGACCCTTCCTGGCCCAAACAGAGGTTACTTTCGGTAATTTCCTCGGCCGACGTCGACCTTATCGTCGCCTGTAAGACGCCGTTTGGATTCGAATCCGACTCGAATTGGCTACCGGAGACCTGCAAACGCagtgttttgtggttttcaatgGAAGAGGTTGGGGAGTGTAGAAATGGAGTAATCGATTGGGCGTGCAAATGTGAGAGTGGTGGGAAAGAGAGGTTGTGGTGTTATTTGATGTACACTTCCGGTTCGACCGGGAAGCCGAAAGGCGTGTGTGGAACTGAGGGGGGACTTTTGAACCGGTTCCGGTGGATGCAGGAGCTGTATCCACTGTTTGGTGATGAGGTTTTGTTATTCAAGACCGGAATAAGCTTTGTTGATCACCTGCAGGAATTTCTCAGCTCAATTCTCACTGGTTGTACTTTGGTCATACCTCCTTTCGATCACCTTAAGCGAAATGTGTTTTCGATTCTGGATTTCTTACAG GCTTACTCTGTCAGTAGGCTTACTGCTGTGCCATCACTTATGCGAACTATACTTCCTTCTTTGCAAGGTCGAAAGGAGGAGCGGCTTCCAACTTCTTTGGATTTGTTAGTACTCAGCGGAGAAGTTCTGCCTTTATCATTATGGGAGATGCTTTCCAAGATATTACCCAGGACCTCGATCTTGAATTTGTATGGGAGTACTGAG GTTTCTGGTGATTGTACATATTTTGATTGCAAGAGGTTGCCAATGATTTTGCCTTTGGAGACAGACACACTAACAAGTGTTCCAATTGGCATGCCTATTGTTAATTGTGATATTGTTCTTGTTGATGGCGATGGTGCATCCAGTGAGGGGGAAATTTGTGTTGCTGGTGTATGCAATTCTTCTGGATACTATTCTGACTCTACATTTACACCTTTGGACACTGTAAACGTGCTTCAAGATTCTGCTTGTTGCAGTTCTGTAAATGGACACAGAAATCAATCTTATTTTCGGACTGGTGATTTTGCCAAACAGCTTCCTAGTGGTGACTTGGTGTACTTGGGTAGAAAAGACCGTACTATTAAGTACAATGGGCAGCGTATTGCTTTAGAGGAAATTGAAGATACATTGAGGGGACATTCAGATGTAAAGGACGCTGCTGTGATTTTTCATAAAGTTCAAGGGGAACTCATGTCACTCGTAGCTTTTGTAATATTAAGAGAGGAAAGACCCAGTGAGATACTTAGATCTTCCATCAAAAGTTGGATGACTGACATACTTCCATCAGTAATGATTCCTGGCCACATTGTCATCAGTGAATCATTTCCTGTGTCTTCTAGTGGAAAAATTGACTATGAGTTGTTGGCAGAATCAATATTTCTTGCAAATCATGTCCGAGATGGGATTGGTGATGTTGGGAGCCACAACCTACTGCAAGTAATTAAAGGG GCCTTTAGTGATGTTTTAAGGGCTGATGAGGTTTCTGATGATGATGATTTCTTTATGATGGGTGGAGATTCAATTGCTGCTGCTCATCTTTCTAATAATATAGGAGTTGATATGCGACTGATATATTCCTTCCCAACTCCATCGAAGCTTTGTACTGCtcttctagagagaaaaggatcGTTCAATATGAATGTTagcagagattctaaatcaaaGATGAATCTGGGAGGGGATAAACAGAGCATTTATCATGTCCAGTCTGAGACTCCCAATGCAGTAAATGTTGACGGGCAGAGGAGATTTCTAAGAACTCTTTCTGAAAGAAATGAAGATGATACAATTATCTCCAAACGCTTGAAAGTTGATTCAAATGTTGCTTCAGGTGCTACTGGTCCATCAGATGGCTATCCATGGAATTCTGGGGCAATACATGTGTCATGTTCTTTCAGCCGGTGCAACAAAGTTGTCTATGAAGGTGGGTCCAGGGTGAAAGATATGTATCAAGCAACCTGTTCTGTGCTGGTCCCgagaaaaaaatttaatatgcAAGAATCGTGGAAAGTTTACGTGGGATCCTGTGTTGATGCATCACCACTTATTGTTCACAAAGATCAGGATATCTACTTATTTATTGGATCACACTCACAAAAATTTCTGTGTGTTAATGCCAGAAG TGGTTCTGTCCAGTGGGAGGTACAACTAGAAGGACGCGTGGAATGTTCAGCAGCAACTCTTGATGACTTTACACAG GTTGTAGTTGGATGCTACAGAGGGAAAATATATTTCCTTGATTCTTTGACTGGTAACATCTGCTGGACTTTCCAAACATCTGGTGAG GTAAAGTCACAGCCCGTCATAGACAGTCGGAGACAATTGATCTG GTGTGGATCATATGACCATAACTTATATGCTCTTGATTACAAAAATCATTGCTGTGTATATCAACTTCCATGTGGTGGGAGCATCTATGGGTCACCCGTAATTGATGAG
- the LOC126628041 gene encoding putative acyl-activating enzyme 19 isoform X6, with protein MPRNDAPQATRSNTHCCLSREFSAAASTNTDKIAVIHASGGALLSLQPRPRFSISDDAAPAPVRQQLLYDGDHSFTYSRLFSAVNSLTSQLLSAPQLPSSYKKLGPRIFGIYMPPSAEYIVSVLSVLRCGEAFLPLDPSWPKQRLLSVISSADVDLIVACKTPFGFESDSNWLPETCKRSVLWFSMEEVGECRNGVIDWACKCESGGKERLWCYLMYTSGSTGKPKGVCGTEGGLLNRFRWMQELYPLFGDEVLLFKTGISFVDHLQEFLSSILTGCTLVIPPFDHLKRNVFSILDFLQAYSVSRLTAVPSLMRTILPSLQGRKEERLPTSLDLLVLSGEVLPLSLWEMLSKILPRTSILNLYGSTEVSGDCTYFDCKRLPMILPLETDTLTSVPIGMPIVNCDIVLVDGDGASSEGEICVAGVCNSSGYYSDSTFTPLDTVNVLQDSACCSSVNGHRNQSYFRTGDFAKQLPSGDLVYLGRKDRTIKYNGQRIALEEIEDTLRGHSDVKDAAVIFHKVQGELMSLVAFVILREERPSEILRSSIKSWMTDILPSVMIPGHIVISESFPVSSSGKIDYELLAESIFLANHVRDGIGDVGSHNLLQVIKGAFSDVLRADEVSDDDDFFMMGGDSIAAAHLSNNIGVDMRLIYSFPTPSKLCTALLERKGSFNMNVSRDSKSKMNLGGDKQSIYHVQSETPNAVNVDGQRRFLRTLSERNEDDTIISKRLKVDSNVASGATGPSDGYPWNSGAIHVSCSFSRCNKVVYEGGSRVKDMYQATCSVLVPRKKFNMQESWKVYVGSCVDASPLIVHKDQDIYLFIGSHSQKFLCVNARSGSVQWEVQLEGRVECSAATLDDFTQVVVGCYRGKIYFLDSLTGNICWTFQTSGEVKSQPVIDSRRQLIWCGSYDHNLYALDYKNHCCVYQLPCGGSIYGSPVIDETNNILYVASTSGRMTAISIMALPFSSMWRHELEAPVFGSLAINSLNGNSACIGYKWICYLEGTRMF; from the exons ATGCCGAGAAATGATGCCCCCCAAGCGACAAGATCAAATACCCATTGCTGCCTTTCCCGCGAGTTCTCCGCGGCAGCCTCCACCAACACCGACAAAATCGCCGTCATACACGCCTCCGGCGGTGCCCTCCTCTCCCTCCAACCCCGTCCCCGCTTCTCCATTTCCGACGATGCTGCTCCCGCTCCCGTCCGACAACAACTCCTCTACGACGGCGACCACTCCTTCACGTACTCCCGCCTCTTCTCAGCCGTCAATTCCCTCACCTCCCAGCTCCTCTCCGCCCCTCAACTTCCCAGCAGTTACAAGAAGCTCGGCCCAAGAATCTTCGGCATATACATGCCGCCGTCGGCGGAGTACATAGTGTCCGTACTGTCAGTTTTGAGATGCGGCGAGGCGTTTCTGCCTCTGGACCCTTCCTGGCCCAAACAGAGGTTACTTTCGGTAATTTCCTCGGCCGACGTCGACCTTATCGTCGCCTGTAAGACGCCGTTTGGATTCGAATCCGACTCGAATTGGCTACCGGAGACCTGCAAACGCagtgttttgtggttttcaatgGAAGAGGTTGGGGAGTGTAGAAATGGAGTAATCGATTGGGCGTGCAAATGTGAGAGTGGTGGGAAAGAGAGGTTGTGGTGTTATTTGATGTACACTTCCGGTTCGACCGGGAAGCCGAAAGGCGTGTGTGGAACTGAGGGGGGACTTTTGAACCGGTTCCGGTGGATGCAGGAGCTGTATCCACTGTTTGGTGATGAGGTTTTGTTATTCAAGACCGGAATAAGCTTTGTTGATCACCTGCAGGAATTTCTCAGCTCAATTCTCACTGGTTGTACTTTGGTCATACCTCCTTTCGATCACCTTAAGCGAAATGTGTTTTCGATTCTGGATTTCTTACAG GCTTACTCTGTCAGTAGGCTTACTGCTGTGCCATCACTTATGCGAACTATACTTCCTTCTTTGCAAGGTCGAAAGGAGGAGCGGCTTCCAACTTCTTTGGATTTGTTAGTACTCAGCGGAGAAGTTCTGCCTTTATCATTATGGGAGATGCTTTCCAAGATATTACCCAGGACCTCGATCTTGAATTTGTATGGGAGTACTGAG GTTTCTGGTGATTGTACATATTTTGATTGCAAGAGGTTGCCAATGATTTTGCCTTTGGAGACAGACACACTAACAAGTGTTCCAATTGGCATGCCTATTGTTAATTGTGATATTGTTCTTGTTGATGGCGATGGTGCATCCAGTGAGGGGGAAATTTGTGTTGCTGGTGTATGCAATTCTTCTGGATACTATTCTGACTCTACATTTACACCTTTGGACACTGTAAACGTGCTTCAAGATTCTGCTTGTTGCAGTTCTGTAAATGGACACAGAAATCAATCTTATTTTCGGACTGGTGATTTTGCCAAACAGCTTCCTAGTGGTGACTTGGTGTACTTGGGTAGAAAAGACCGTACTATTAAGTACAATGGGCAGCGTATTGCTTTAGAGGAAATTGAAGATACATTGAGGGGACATTCAGATGTAAAGGACGCTGCTGTGATTTTTCATAAAGTTCAAGGGGAACTCATGTCACTCGTAGCTTTTGTAATATTAAGAGAGGAAAGACCCAGTGAGATACTTAGATCTTCCATCAAAAGTTGGATGACTGACATACTTCCATCAGTAATGATTCCTGGCCACATTGTCATCAGTGAATCATTTCCTGTGTCTTCTAGTGGAAAAATTGACTATGAGTTGTTGGCAGAATCAATATTTCTTGCAAATCATGTCCGAGATGGGATTGGTGATGTTGGGAGCCACAACCTACTGCAAGTAATTAAAGGG GCCTTTAGTGATGTTTTAAGGGCTGATGAGGTTTCTGATGATGATGATTTCTTTATGATGGGTGGAGATTCAATTGCTGCTGCTCATCTTTCTAATAATATAGGAGTTGATATGCGACTGATATATTCCTTCCCAACTCCATCGAAGCTTTGTACTGCtcttctagagagaaaaggatcGTTCAATATGAATGTTagcagagattctaaatcaaaGATGAATCTGGGAGGGGATAAACAGAGCATTTATCATGTCCAGTCTGAGACTCCCAATGCAGTAAATGTTGACGGGCAGAGGAGATTTCTAAGAACTCTTTCTGAAAGAAATGAAGATGATACAATTATCTCCAAACGCTTGAAAGTTGATTCAAATGTTGCTTCAGGTGCTACTGGTCCATCAGATGGCTATCCATGGAATTCTGGGGCAATACATGTGTCATGTTCTTTCAGCCGGTGCAACAAAGTTGTCTATGAAGGTGGGTCCAGGGTGAAAGATATGTATCAAGCAACCTGTTCTGTGCTGGTCCCgagaaaaaaatttaatatgcAAGAATCGTGGAAAGTTTACGTGGGATCCTGTGTTGATGCATCACCACTTATTGTTCACAAAGATCAGGATATCTACTTATTTATTGGATCACACTCACAAAAATTTCTGTGTGTTAATGCCAGAAG TGGTTCTGTCCAGTGGGAGGTACAACTAGAAGGACGCGTGGAATGTTCAGCAGCAACTCTTGATGACTTTACACAG GTTGTAGTTGGATGCTACAGAGGGAAAATATATTTCCTTGATTCTTTGACTGGTAACATCTGCTGGACTTTCCAAACATCTGGTGAG GTAAAGTCACAGCCCGTCATAGACAGTCGGAGACAATTGATCTG GTGTGGATCATATGACCATAACTTATATGCTCTTGATTACAAAAATCATTGCTGTGTATATCAACTTCCATGTGGTGGGAGCATCTATGGGTCACCCGTAATTGATGAG
- the LOC126628041 gene encoding putative acyl-activating enzyme 19 isoform X8 has protein sequence MPRNDAPQATRSNTHCCLSREFSAAASTNTDKIAVIHASGGALLSLQPRPRFSISDDAAPAPVRQQLLYDGDHSFTYSRLFSAVNSLTSQLLSAPQLPSSYKKLGPRIFGIYMPPSAEYIVSVLSVLRCGEAFLPLDPSWPKQRLLSVISSADVDLIVACKTPFGFESDSNWLPETCKRSVLWFSMEEVGECRNGVIDWACKCESGGKERLWCYLMYTSGSTGKPKGVCGTEGGLLNRFRWMQELYPLFGDEVLLFKTGISFVDHLQEFLSSILTGCTLVIPPFDHLKRNVFSILDFLQAYSVSRLTAVPSLMRTILPSLQGRKEERLPTSLDLLVLSGEVLPLSLWEMLSKILPRTSILNLYGSTEVSGDCTYFDCKRLPMILPLETDTLTSVPIGMPIVNCDIVLVDGDGASSEGEICVAGVCNSSGYYSDSTFTPLDTVNVLQDSACCSSVNGHRNQSYFRTGDFAKQLPSGDLVYLGRKDRTIKYNGQRIALEEIEDTLRGHSDVKDAAVIFHKVQGELMSLVAFVILREERPSEILRSSIKSWMTDILPSVMIPGHIVISESFPVSSSGKIDYELLAESIFLANHVRDGIGDVGSHNLLQVIKGAFSDVLRADEVSDDDDFFMMGGDSIAAAHLSNNIGVDMRLIYSFPTPSKLCTALLERKGSFNMNVSRDSKSKMNLGGDKQSIYHVQSETPNAVNVDGQRRFLRTLSERNEDDTIISKRLKVDSNVASGATGPSDGYPWNSGAIHVSCSFSRCNKVVYEGGSRVKDMYQATCSVLVPRKKFNMQESWKVYVGSCVDASPLIVHKDQDIYLFIGSHSQKFLCVNARSGSVQWEVQLEGRVECSAATLDDFTQVVVGCYRGKIYFLDSLTGNICWTFQTSGEVKSQPVIDSRRQLIWCGSYDHNLYALDYKNHCCVYQLPCGGSIYGSPVIDENRNLA, from the exons ATGCCGAGAAATGATGCCCCCCAAGCGACAAGATCAAATACCCATTGCTGCCTTTCCCGCGAGTTCTCCGCGGCAGCCTCCACCAACACCGACAAAATCGCCGTCATACACGCCTCCGGCGGTGCCCTCCTCTCCCTCCAACCCCGTCCCCGCTTCTCCATTTCCGACGATGCTGCTCCCGCTCCCGTCCGACAACAACTCCTCTACGACGGCGACCACTCCTTCACGTACTCCCGCCTCTTCTCAGCCGTCAATTCCCTCACCTCCCAGCTCCTCTCCGCCCCTCAACTTCCCAGCAGTTACAAGAAGCTCGGCCCAAGAATCTTCGGCATATACATGCCGCCGTCGGCGGAGTACATAGTGTCCGTACTGTCAGTTTTGAGATGCGGCGAGGCGTTTCTGCCTCTGGACCCTTCCTGGCCCAAACAGAGGTTACTTTCGGTAATTTCCTCGGCCGACGTCGACCTTATCGTCGCCTGTAAGACGCCGTTTGGATTCGAATCCGACTCGAATTGGCTACCGGAGACCTGCAAACGCagtgttttgtggttttcaatgGAAGAGGTTGGGGAGTGTAGAAATGGAGTAATCGATTGGGCGTGCAAATGTGAGAGTGGTGGGAAAGAGAGGTTGTGGTGTTATTTGATGTACACTTCCGGTTCGACCGGGAAGCCGAAAGGCGTGTGTGGAACTGAGGGGGGACTTTTGAACCGGTTCCGGTGGATGCAGGAGCTGTATCCACTGTTTGGTGATGAGGTTTTGTTATTCAAGACCGGAATAAGCTTTGTTGATCACCTGCAGGAATTTCTCAGCTCAATTCTCACTGGTTGTACTTTGGTCATACCTCCTTTCGATCACCTTAAGCGAAATGTGTTTTCGATTCTGGATTTCTTACAG GCTTACTCTGTCAGTAGGCTTACTGCTGTGCCATCACTTATGCGAACTATACTTCCTTCTTTGCAAGGTCGAAAGGAGGAGCGGCTTCCAACTTCTTTGGATTTGTTAGTACTCAGCGGAGAAGTTCTGCCTTTATCATTATGGGAGATGCTTTCCAAGATATTACCCAGGACCTCGATCTTGAATTTGTATGGGAGTACTGAG GTTTCTGGTGATTGTACATATTTTGATTGCAAGAGGTTGCCAATGATTTTGCCTTTGGAGACAGACACACTAACAAGTGTTCCAATTGGCATGCCTATTGTTAATTGTGATATTGTTCTTGTTGATGGCGATGGTGCATCCAGTGAGGGGGAAATTTGTGTTGCTGGTGTATGCAATTCTTCTGGATACTATTCTGACTCTACATTTACACCTTTGGACACTGTAAACGTGCTTCAAGATTCTGCTTGTTGCAGTTCTGTAAATGGACACAGAAATCAATCTTATTTTCGGACTGGTGATTTTGCCAAACAGCTTCCTAGTGGTGACTTGGTGTACTTGGGTAGAAAAGACCGTACTATTAAGTACAATGGGCAGCGTATTGCTTTAGAGGAAATTGAAGATACATTGAGGGGACATTCAGATGTAAAGGACGCTGCTGTGATTTTTCATAAAGTTCAAGGGGAACTCATGTCACTCGTAGCTTTTGTAATATTAAGAGAGGAAAGACCCAGTGAGATACTTAGATCTTCCATCAAAAGTTGGATGACTGACATACTTCCATCAGTAATGATTCCTGGCCACATTGTCATCAGTGAATCATTTCCTGTGTCTTCTAGTGGAAAAATTGACTATGAGTTGTTGGCAGAATCAATATTTCTTGCAAATCATGTCCGAGATGGGATTGGTGATGTTGGGAGCCACAACCTACTGCAAGTAATTAAAGGG GCCTTTAGTGATGTTTTAAGGGCTGATGAGGTTTCTGATGATGATGATTTCTTTATGATGGGTGGAGATTCAATTGCTGCTGCTCATCTTTCTAATAATATAGGAGTTGATATGCGACTGATATATTCCTTCCCAACTCCATCGAAGCTTTGTACTGCtcttctagagagaaaaggatcGTTCAATATGAATGTTagcagagattctaaatcaaaGATGAATCTGGGAGGGGATAAACAGAGCATTTATCATGTCCAGTCTGAGACTCCCAATGCAGTAAATGTTGACGGGCAGAGGAGATTTCTAAGAACTCTTTCTGAAAGAAATGAAGATGATACAATTATCTCCAAACGCTTGAAAGTTGATTCAAATGTTGCTTCAGGTGCTACTGGTCCATCAGATGGCTATCCATGGAATTCTGGGGCAATACATGTGTCATGTTCTTTCAGCCGGTGCAACAAAGTTGTCTATGAAGGTGGGTCCAGGGTGAAAGATATGTATCAAGCAACCTGTTCTGTGCTGGTCCCgagaaaaaaatttaatatgcAAGAATCGTGGAAAGTTTACGTGGGATCCTGTGTTGATGCATCACCACTTATTGTTCACAAAGATCAGGATATCTACTTATTTATTGGATCACACTCACAAAAATTTCTGTGTGTTAATGCCAGAAG TGGTTCTGTCCAGTGGGAGGTACAACTAGAAGGACGCGTGGAATGTTCAGCAGCAACTCTTGATGACTTTACACAG GTTGTAGTTGGATGCTACAGAGGGAAAATATATTTCCTTGATTCTTTGACTGGTAACATCTGCTGGACTTTCCAAACATCTGGTGAG GTAAAGTCACAGCCCGTCATAGACAGTCGGAGACAATTGATCTG GTGTGGATCATATGACCATAACTTATATGCTCTTGATTACAAAAATCATTGCTGTGTATATCAACTTCCATGTGGTGGGAGCATCTATGGGTCACCCGTAATTGATGAG
- the LOC126628043 gene encoding non-specific phospholipase C3-like translates to MVSESSSSSPIKTVVVLVQENRSFDHMLGWMKSINPEINGVTGSESNPISTSDPNSTQIFFRDNSAYVDPDPGHSIQAVYEQVFGEPWTEASASKTLPPTMNGFAQNAETTQTGLAETVMNGFRPENVPVHRELVKEFAVCDRWFASVPAATQPNRQYIHSATSHGLTGNDKQKLIEGLPQKTIFQSLDEEGFSFGIYFQSFPSTLLYRNLRKLKYIDNFHQFDLQFKKHCKEGKLPNYVVVEQRFFDVLSVPANDDHPSHDVSEGQKFIKEVYEALRASPQWNEMLFIIIYDEHGGFYDHVPTPVTDVPSPDDVVGPEPYNFKFDRLGVRAPAILISPWIEPGTVLHGPSGPYPSSEFEHSSIPATVKKIFNLKEFLTKRDAWAGTFEGVLSRTSPRIDCPVTLPDPVKLREAASKDGTKISDFQEELIQLAAAINGDHRKDTYPDKLVEDITVSEALKYVEGAFKTFSDECEKARKTGTDESEIIVCATSPTLPTSKSFAQKIFSCLVCDN, encoded by the exons aTGGTTTCAGAGTCAAGCAGCAGCAGCCCCATCAAAACGGTGGTCGTTTTGGTCCAAGAGAACCGCTCCTTCGACCACATGCTGGGATGGATGAAGTCCATAAACCCTGAAATCAACGGAGTCACTGGCTCCGAATCCAACCCCATTTCCACCTCGGACCCAAACTCCACCCAAATCTTCTTCCGCGACAACTCTGCTTACGTTGACCCGGACCCCGGCCACTCCATCCAAGCTGTGTACGAGCAAGTCTTCGGCGAGCCGTGGACTGAGGCCTCCGCTTCCAAAACCCTACCTCCTACCATGAACGGCTTCGCTCAAAACGCTGAAACAACACAAACCGGTTTAGCTGAGACCGTGATGAATGGTTTTAGGCCCGAAAACGTCCCCGTTCACAGGGAGCTGGTGAAGGAGTTTGCGGTATGTGACCGGTGGTTCGCGTCGGTGCCCGCTGCGACGCAGCCGAACCGGCAGTACATCCACTCTGCGACGTCGCATGGGTTGACGGGGAATGATAAACAGAAGCTAATTGAAGGGTTGCCTCAGAAGACAATATTTCAGTCGTTGGACGAGGAGGGCTTTTCTTTTGGGATTTACTTTCAGTCCTTTCCGTCCACTCTTTTGTACAG GAATCTAAGAAAATTGAAGTACATTGACAATTTCCATCAGTTTGATCTACAATTCAAGAAGCATTGTAAGGAGGGAAAGCTACCGAATTATGTGGTGGTAGAGCAAAGATTCTTTGATGTGTTATCAGTGCCTGCAAACGATGATCACCCATCCCATGACGTCTCTGAAGGCCAGAAGTTTATAAAAGAAGTGTACGAAGCTCTAAGAGCAAGTCCCCAGTGGAATGAAATGttgttcattataatatatgaCGAGCATGGAGGTTTCTATGATCATGTTCCAACACCTGTGACAGATGTTCCTAGTCCGGATGATGTCGTTGGTCCTGAGCCATACAACTTTAAATTCGATCGTCTTGGTGTTCGTGCTCCAGCCATCTTAATTTCTCCATGGATTGAACCTGGAACAG TGTTGCATGGGCCTTCAGGGCCATATCCTTCATCAGAGTTTGAGCACTCCTCAATTCCTGCAACtgttaagaaaattttcaatctGAAAGAGTTTCTGACTAAGCGTGACGCTTGGGCGGGAACCTTTGAGGGTGTCCTGAGTAGAACAAGCCCAAGAATTGATTGTCCAG TTACTTTGCCTGACCCGGTGAAACTACGCGAGGCTGCATCTAAAGATGGGACAAAAATTAGTGATTTTCAAGAAGAACTAATTCAATTGGCCGCTGCAATAAATGGAGACCACAGAAAGGATACATATCCTGACAAGCTGGTGGAGGACATAACTGTTTCAGAGGCTCTCAAATATGTGGAAGGAGCGTTTAAGACATTTTCAGATGAATGTGAGAAAGCCAGAAAAACTGGAACGGATGAATCTGAGATTATCGTCTGTGCAACATCACCTACACTACCAACATCCAAGTCGTTTGCTCAAAAgatattttcttgtttggtttgtGATAACTGA